The DNA segment GGTTAACGCTGCACTTTCGCGGGCAAATGTCACATGTTTCCAGGCGATGGTTTAGTCGAGCTGCCCTGTTTTCCAGTTCGCCTGAAATATGAAGGGAAATATAGGATGGCTTATTAACCTCATATTCCACATTAAACCTGTATCATTTCTCCATACATGATAACTTTGTTATCGCTTTCTCAAGTCTTTCCAGACACTTCTTCCTTCCCAGTACCATCATCGTTTCAAACAGGGGGGGAGATACTGTTAAACCAGTAACCGCAACCCTGATAGCACCAAACAACTGCCCAGCTTTCAAGCCAAGCTCTTCTGCCAGCGGGCGCAAACTCTGCTCAAGACTGTCATGATCAAAACTCTCAGAGCCTTTCAGACATCCAAGTGTTTTCTCCAATGCGTTCACAGTCGTACTCATATCCATTTTCTTACCAATTAACAATTCGGCAGGATACTCGATATCTGGTGTAAAGAAGAAGTAAACCAGCGAAGGTATTTCTTTCAAGTTTTTGGCTCTTTCCTGTATCAGAGGCATAATCGCTATGACATATTCAAAATCAAGCGGCCGTTTAACCGAGGGCGGTAAATCCCTTTCCAGAAAAGGCAGAGCCAGCCGGGCAAGTTCATCCACCCTCAGGGCGCGAATATATACTCCATTCATCCAGTCCAGTTTTTCCCGATTAAACACAGCAGCGGTTTTACCGATGCGTTCAAGGCTGAAATTTTCCACCAAAGTCTGAATAGAAATGATATCTGTTTTATCATCGAGAGACCACCCTAAAAGCGCCAGGAAATTGACCATGGCTTCAGCTAAATACCCATCATCACGATACTGAGTCACTGATACCGCTCCGTGACGCTTGCTGAGTTTGGAGCGGTCCGGACCAAGTATCATGGGAAGATGGGCAAATTGCGGGGGTGCGATGTTCAACGAACGATAGAGAAGGACATGTTTTGGAGTTGAAGAAATCCACTCCTCCGCCCGCATTACATGGCTTATTTCCATCAAATTGTCATCAACTACATTCGCCAGATGATAAGTAGGATAGCCATCTGCTTTAAGCAGAATGAAGTCGTCAATAGATCGATTTTCAAAGGTCACCTCACCTCGAATGAGATCATGGAAAGAAGTATTGCCCTCAAGGGGTGCCTTGAAACGGATTACTGGTCGTGGGCAGGATGCCAGGCAGACAGCTCTATCTCCCCGGGATAAATCCCGGCATATCCGGTCGTACCCCGGCGGCTCTTTGCGGGCAATCTGAGCTGCTCGCAT comes from the Dehalococcoidales bacterium genome and includes:
- the gltX gene encoding glutamate--tRNA ligase, with the translated sequence MSEKPVRVRYAPSPTGYPHVGNIRTALFNWLYARHENGSFIVRIEDTDTARTVDGAVEVILDSLKWLGMDWDEGPDKPGAYGPYRQSERLEYYKKAAEKLVAQGDAYYCYCSSERLDEMRAAQIARKEPPGYDRICRDLSRGDRAVCLASCPRPVIRFKAPLEGNTSFHDLIRGEVTFENRSIDDFILLKADGYPTYHLANVVDDNLMEISHVMRAEEWISSTPKHVLLYRSLNIAPPQFAHLPMILGPDRSKLSKRHGAVSVTQYRDDGYLAEAMVNFLALLGWSLDDKTDIISIQTLVENFSLERIGKTAAVFNREKLDWMNGVYIRALRVDELARLALPFLERDLPPSVKRPLDFEYVIAIMPLIQERAKNLKEIPSLVYFFFTPDIEYPAELLIGKKMDMSTTVNALEKTLGCLKGSESFDHDSLEQSLRPLAEELGLKAGQLFGAIRVAVTGLTVSPPLFETMMVLGRKKCLERLEKAITKLSCMEK